Proteins encoded within one genomic window of Panicum virgatum strain AP13 chromosome 1N, P.virgatum_v5, whole genome shotgun sequence:
- the LOC120657534 gene encoding auxin-responsive protein IAA9-like: MELELGLAPPNAHHHPMINNHLADELSSSSSDSSGRGKRGFREAFQQETLLPLFDDGSCRKNKKPLVGWPPVSSARSRAGAGANYVKVKKEGDAIGRKVDLSLHNSYDELLATLGRMFPTTSNQDGKEINSSTSHVVVTYEDGEWDWMLVGDVPWDDFARSVKRLKILG, encoded by the exons ATGGAGCTGGAGCTCGGGCTGGCGCCACCGAACGCGCACCATCATCCCATGATCAACAACCACCTCGCCGACGAACTCAGCAGCAGCTCGTCGGATTCTTCTGGCCGTGGGAAGAGAGGGTTCAGGGAGGCGTTCCAGCAGGAGACGCTGCTGCCGCTTTTCGACGACGGCTCGtgcaggaagaacaagaagccgCTGGTTGGGTGGCCGCCGGTGAGCTCTGCGCGCAGCagggcgggcgccggcgccaaCTACGTGAAGGTGAAGAAGGAAGGGGACGCCATCGGCAGGAAGGTGGACCTGTCGCTCCATAACTCCTACGATGAGCTCCTCGCCACGCTCGGCCGCATGTTCCCGACCACCAGCAACCAAG ACGGCAAGGAAATCAACAGCTCCACCAGCCATGTGGTGGTCACCTACGAGGATGGAGAATGGGACTGGATGCTCGTTGGAGATGTGCCATGGGA TGATTTTGCACGATCCGTCAAACGCCTTAAGATATTGGGATGA
- the LOC120657533 gene encoding proliferating cell nuclear antigen-like, whose product MLELRLVQGSLLKKVLEAIRDLVTEANFDCSGTGFSLQAMDSSHVALVALLLRAEGFEHYRCDRNLSMGMNLNNMAKMLRCAGNEDIITIKADDGSDTVTFMFESPKQDKIADFEMKLMDIDSEHLGIPDSEYQAIVRMPSAEFMRICKDLSSIGDTVVISVTKEGVKFSTSGDIGSANIVCRQNQTVDKPEEATIIEMQEPVSLTFALRYMNSFTKASTLSDQVTISLSSELPVVVEYKIAEMGYIRFYLAPKIEEDEEMKP is encoded by the exons ATGTTGGAGCTACGGTTGGTGCAGGGGAGCCTCCTCAAGAAGGTCCTGGAGGCGATCCGCGACCTGGTCACCGAGGCCAACTTCGACTGCTCCGGGACCGGCTTCTCGCTGCAGGCCATGGACTCCAGCCATGTCGCGCTCGTCGCCCTGCTCCTCCGCGCCGAGGGGTTCGAGCACTACCGCTGCGACCGCAACCTCTCCATGGGCATGAACCTCAACAACATGGCCAAGATGCTCCGCTGCGCCGGCAACGAAGACATCATCACCATCAAGGCCGACGATGGATCCGACACCGTCACCTTCATGTTCGAGTCGCCCA AGCAAGATAAGATCGCGGACTTcgagatgaagctcatggacaTCGATAGCGAGCACCTTGGCATCCCGGATTCCGAGTACCAGGCCATCGTCCGCATGCCGTCTGCTGAGTTTATGAGGATCTGCAAGGACCTCAGCAGCATCGGGGACACAG TTGTCATCTCGGTGACTAAAGAGGGCGTCAAGTTCTCAACGTCGGGAGATATTGGGAGTGCAAACATTGTCTGCAGACAGAACCAAACTGTTGACAAG CCAGAAGAAGCTACCATTATAGAGATGCAAGAACCAGTTTCCTTGACGTTTGCCCTGAGGTACATGAACTCCTTCACCAAAGCATCTACACTGTCTGATCAAGTGACTATCAGCCTTTCATCCGAGCTACCGGTGGTGGTTGAGTACAAGATCGCGGAGATGGGCTACATTAGATTCTACCTGGCGCCAAAGATTGAGGAAGATGAGGAAATGAAGCCTTGA